In one Campylobacter insulaenigrae NCTC 12927 genomic region, the following are encoded:
- a CDS encoding TOBE domain-containing protein gives MQISARNVFSGKVVELVAGAVNAEVVLELKNGIKIVSIITKNSIENLDLKVGKEVKAIIKSTSVMISNEKDLKISARNILKGKITNINKGVVSAEVSLDLGENQILTSLITLNSAQDVDFKVGDEVCGIIKSTSVMIGL, from the coding sequence ATGCAAATTAGTGCAAGAAATGTTTTTTCAGGAAAAGTAGTAGAATTAGTTGCAGGTGCAGTAAATGCAGAGGTGGTATTAGAGTTAAAAAATGGGATAAAAATTGTTTCAATCATAACTAAAAATTCTATAGAGAATTTAGATCTTAAAGTTGGTAAAGAAGTAAAAGCTATCATTAAATCAACATCAGTTATGATAAGTAATGAAAAAGATCTTAAAATTAGTGCAAGAAATATCTTAAAAGGTAAAATTACAAATATAAATAAAGGTGTAGTTAGTGCTGAAGTTAGTTTAGATTTAGGAGAAAATCAAATTTTAACATCATTAATCACATTAAATTCTGCTCAAGATGTTGATTTTAAAGTTGGTGATGAGGTTTGTGGAATCATAAAATCAACTTCAGTGATGATAGGTTTATAA
- a CDS encoding type I restriction enzyme HsdR N-terminal domain-containing protein, whose product MITKDNFKEVLAILGFKQEDNKYSKTINSYTMQVDFNKEKLIYPQELTTESDTTSNFSQNENFVVFECVHKLLEIGYKAQDLVLEKTWKLGHSAKSGRADITIYKSDENNKESYVYCIIECKTMGKEFDNAKKDLFNNSDGNQLFSYAA is encoded by the coding sequence ATGATAACAAAGGATAACTTTAAAGAAGTATTGGCAATATTAGGTTTTAAACAAGAGGATAATAAATATTCTAAAACTATAAATAGCTACACAATGCAAGTAGATTTTAATAAAGAAAAGCTCATATATCCGCAAGAGCTCACTACTGAAAGTGATACAACAAGCAATTTTTCACAAAATGAAAATTTTGTTGTTTTTGAATGTGTGCATAAACTCTTAGAAATAGGCTACAAAGCTCAAGACTTAGTATTAGAAAAAACTTGGAAGCTAGGGCATAGTGCTAAAAGCGGTAGAGCAGATATTACAATATATAAAAGCGATGAAAATAATAAAGAAAGTTATGTTTATTGCATTATAGAATGTAAAACTATGGGAAAAGAATTTGATAATGCTAAAAAAGATTTATTTAATAATAGCGATGGCAACCAACTTTTTAGCTATGCCGCATAA
- a CDS encoding restriction endonuclease subunit S: MKDFLKEEVYHTEENFVANTLQTYTGANRKKLQEILETELQKARIYSAQFFNFKQSYNKKLFEKNGKVLAEVIQLFEKYRFSYSSKYQFLGDLFEQFLNEGFKEDEGRYFTPMPITRFMWNALPFEDFINLKDKKFPKIIDFACGAGHFLTEGVNAFSDYCKDKLSIDDNALSENFYGIDKDDRLARTTQVAMLLNGANKAKIRFIDGLEYDQEFYGAKQQIFDILVANPPYSVKDFKQHLSQNVLKGKEGNKPYEVLEFTSLNSAMIENVFVERLTHILKPKGLAAIILPSSILSNTDQATIKAREIILSNFNIHAICSFGSQTFGTTGTNTIILFLSRFDEPPKKTELLQDSINAIFAHTMQENFTDNEILESYLAMQEFEKQDYIGLLKQKALPNYPLFEEYKNAFENLNDIKKYKDSKNFKALDKQEQDKEMQNRLFSYILEREKVKLTFFALTYKQKTLIIKAPDDTDEQKKFLGYVISKSKNSKSGLSETEGLLSDKQNRNAQDKIAYAIKQSFKGNFHNHESFNQYISYVITCNLLNFKTIEFNKTITLNTTQDSTSLNPFIDSKYELVKLGEVCSINKFQHQVSAEKLKSMKVNNGNIKLLPSSKNYDWWTDENIAKGYINEGEVIALGVARYANIKKFKGKFVSANNKLISIKNEKILFDYTYYILEAYGQKLYKSGSQYPQFDTNKFECFKIPLPPLEIQKQIVKECEEVESYTKNINDLIQAYENLIKAVLFKADIITEAHNNDTQSLFQIINNQELSLDSKITMQSHHINISKNKDSKTQPSTTHSKHLYSTQDIALAINAPDSNNTFDIEQLESLLDSIPTPPKETWEKHRLSDNKKFAIQIGKRVLKDEVKESGKIPVYSANVKEIFGYINKEILNDYNKDSILWGIDGDWVVSFIPKNTPFYPTDHCGFLRVKSNEINTKLFSFALEQSGHNKGFCRELRASIDRIKSLQITLPPLQEQEKLIAIIDYIENRKQILKNKLDNMHNNTQEILQKYLYQS, encoded by the coding sequence ATGAAAGATTTTTTAAAAGAAGAAGTTTATCACACAGAAGAAAACTTTGTTGCTAATACCTTGCAAACCTACACAGGTGCAAATCGTAAAAAACTACAAGAGATATTAGAAACAGAATTACAAAAAGCAAGAATCTACTCTGCACAATTTTTTAATTTCAAGCAAAGCTACAATAAAAAGCTTTTTGAGAAAAATGGCAAAGTTTTAGCAGAGGTTATACAGCTTTTTGAGAAATACCGCTTTTCCTATTCTAGCAAGTATCAATTTTTAGGAGATCTTTTTGAGCAATTTTTAAACGAAGGCTTCAAAGAAGATGAGGGTAGATATTTCACCCCAATGCCAATTACTCGCTTTATGTGGAATGCCCTACCTTTTGAAGATTTTATTAATCTCAAAGATAAAAAGTTTCCAAAAATTATAGACTTTGCTTGTGGTGCAGGGCATTTTTTGACAGAGGGCGTAAATGCGTTTAGTGATTATTGCAAAGATAAACTCAGCATAGATGATAATGCCTTATCAGAAAATTTCTATGGCATAGATAAAGATGATCGCCTAGCAAGGACAACCCAAGTTGCAATGCTTTTAAATGGTGCGAATAAAGCAAAAATCCGCTTTATTGATGGCTTAGAATATGATCAAGAATTTTATGGAGCTAAGCAACAAATTTTTGATATATTAGTAGCAAATCCACCCTATTCAGTCAAAGACTTCAAACAGCATTTAAGCCAAAATGTCCTAAAAGGCAAAGAGGGCAATAAGCCTTATGAAGTATTAGAATTTACAAGCTTAAATAGTGCAATGATAGAAAATGTTTTTGTAGAAAGGCTAACTCATATCTTAAAACCAAAAGGCTTAGCAGCAATCATTCTTCCTAGCTCAATCCTTTCAAATACAGATCAAGCTACAATCAAAGCAAGAGAAATCATCTTATCAAATTTTAACATTCATGCCATTTGCTCCTTTGGTAGCCAAACCTTTGGCACAACAGGCACAAATACAATCATTTTATTTTTAAGTCGCTTTGATGAACCGCCAAAGAAGACAGAGCTTTTACAAGATAGCATTAATGCAATTTTTGCTCATACAATGCAAGAAAATTTTACAGATAATGAAATATTAGAATCTTATCTAGCGATGCAAGAATTTGAAAAGCAAGATTATATAGGCTTGTTAAAACAAAAAGCTTTGCCAAACTATCCCCTTTTTGAAGAATACAAAAATGCTTTTGAGAATCTAAACGATATTAAAAAATACAAAGATTCAAAAAATTTTAAAGCCCTAGATAAGCAAGAGCAAGATAAGGAAATGCAAAATAGGCTATTTAGCTATATCCTAGAGAGAGAAAAAGTGAAGCTAACTTTTTTTGCACTCACCTACAAGCAAAAAACACTCATTATAAAAGCCCCAGATGATACAGATGAACAAAAGAAATTCTTGGGCTATGTGATAAGCAAATCTAAAAATAGCAAAAGTGGCTTGAGTGAAACAGAGGGGCTTTTAAGCGATAAGCAAAACCGCAACGCACAAGATAAGATCGCCTATGCAATTAAACAAAGTTTCAAGGGTAACTTTCATAATCATGAAAGCTTTAATCAATACATAAGCTATGTTATAACTTGCAATCTTTTAAACTTTAAAACCATAGAATTTAACAAAACAATAACACTCAATACAACACAAGATAGCACAAGCCTTAATCCCTTTATAGATTCTAAATATGAGCTTGTAAAGTTGGGGGAAGTGTGTAGTATCAATAAGTTCCAACATCAAGTAAGTGCGGAAAAATTAAAAAGCATGAAAGTTAATAATGGGAACATAAAGCTTTTACCTAGTTCAAAAAATTACGATTGGTGGACAGATGAAAATATAGCTAAAGGCTATATTAATGAGGGCGAAGTAATAGCATTGGGTGTCGCAAGATACGCAAATATTAAGAAATTTAAAGGCAAATTTGTATCAGCCAACAATAAACTTATTAGCATTAAAAATGAAAAAATATTGTTTGACTATACCTACTATATACTTGAAGCATATGGACAAAAACTATATAAAAGCGGTTCTCAATATCCACAATTTGATACAAATAAATTTGAATGTTTTAAAATCCCCCTACCGCCACTTGAGATTCAAAAACAAATTGTAAAAGAATGCGAGGAAGTAGAAAGCTATACTAAAAATATAAACGATTTGATACAAGCATATGAAAATCTTATAAAAGCAGTTTTATTTAAAGCAGATATAATTACAGAAGCTCACAATAATGATACGCAAAGCCTATTCCAAATAATTAACAATCAAGAATTAAGCCTAGATTCTAAGATAACAATGCAATCTCACCATATAAATATAAGTAAAAATAAAGATTCTAAAACACAGCCAAGCACAACACATTCTAAGCATTTATATAGCACACAAGATATTGCATTAGCTATTAATGCACCAGATTCTAATAATACCTTTGATATAGAACAACTAGAAAGCCTTTTAGATTCTATCCCCACTCCACCAAAAGAAACATGGGAAAAACATCGCTTAAGTGATAACAAAAAATTTGCAATACAAATAGGCAAACGAGTCCTTAAAGATGAAGTAAAAGAAAGCGGAAAAATTCCTGTATATAGTGCAAATGTTAAAGAGATTTTTGGATATATTAATAAAGAAATTTTAAACGATTATAATAAAGATAGTATTTTATGGGGGATTGATGGGGATTGGGTGGTAAGTTTTATTCCAAAAAATACGCCATTCTATCCGACTGACCATTGTGGATTTTTAAGGGTAAAAAGTAATGAGATAAATACAAAATTGTTTAGCTTTGCTTTAGAGCAATCAGGACATAATAAAGGTTTTTGTAGGGAATTAAGAGCATCAATAGATAGGATAAAATCCTTACAAATCACACTACCTCCACTACAAGAACAAGAAAAGCTTATAGCAATAATTGATTACATAGAAAACAGAAAGCAAATTTTAAAAAATAAGCTTGACAATATGCATAATAACACTCAAGAAATTTTGCAAAAATACCTCTATCAAAGCTAA
- a CDS encoding DUF417 family protein, which produces MNKLANYFINTNIDKFVLRFVVILVFLAFGISKWFDFEVELLKPLFSKTWLAFLPHLFGDAGASYALGIVEGIIYICLIIGFFNPKFGVIGALGVLATSLTTLSLMIQLGFDGFLFKDVLFIGASCVILKFDLKRILEK; this is translated from the coding sequence ATGAATAAACTTGCAAATTATTTTATTAATACAAATATCGATAAGTTTGTATTGCGTTTTGTGGTTATTTTAGTTTTTCTTGCTTTTGGTATTTCTAAATGGTTTGATTTTGAAGTAGAATTGTTAAAACCTTTATTTTCTAAGACTTGGTTGGCTTTTTTGCCTCATTTGTTTGGTGATGCTGGAGCTTCTTATGCTTTGGGTATTGTAGAGGGAATTATTTATATTTGTTTAATTATTGGATTTTTTAATCCTAAATTTGGTGTTATAGGTGCTTTGGGGGTATTAGCTACTTCTTTAACTACTTTAAGCTTAATGATACAACTAGGTTTTGATGGATTTTTATTTAAAGATGTATTATTTATAGGTGCTTCTTGCGTGATTTTAAAATTTGATTTAAAAAGAATCTTGGAAAAATAA
- the aldA gene encoding aldehyde dehydrogenase, producing the protein MTTYYNFIDGEFIPHNGEFIEVINPATKEVISKVASASLEDTQRAIQAAKKAQKAWEAKPAIQRANHLRELANLIRKNADYLTEVLMQEQGKVRSLASVEIHFTADYMDYTAEWARRYEGEIIQSDRANEHIYLYKSALGVVSGILPWNFPFFLIARKLAPALLTGNTIVIKPSSETPNNAFEFAKLVSQSSLPKGVFNLVAGKGSVVGEELASNENIAMVSLTGSVDAGTKVMQAAAKNIIKVSLELGGKAPAIVCKDADIDLAVEAIKASRICNNGQVCNCAERAYVHKDVYEEFVDKFVKSMSKVSVGNTLKGDFDMGPLVNQAGLDNALAMLDRAVQKGAVVECGGKLNDTSGYYFPATVLTGVKHEDEIMQKEIFAPILPITKFDTLDEAIDMANDCEYGLTSSIYTQNLDIAMRASREIKFGETYINRENFEAMQGFHAGWRKSGIGGADGKHGLEEYLATHVVYLQYNNNKQ; encoded by the coding sequence ATGACAACATATTACAATTTTATTGACGGAGAATTTATCCCTCATAATGGTGAATTTATCGAAGTTATTAATCCTGCGACTAAGGAAGTGATTTCTAAAGTAGCAAGTGCATCTTTAGAGGATACACAAAGAGCCATACAAGCAGCTAAAAAAGCTCAAAAAGCTTGGGAGGCAAAACCTGCGATACAAAGAGCTAATCACTTAAGAGAACTTGCAAATTTAATACGCAAAAATGCAGATTATTTAACTGAAGTTTTGATGCAAGAGCAAGGTAAAGTTAGGTCTTTAGCTAGTGTAGAAATTCATTTTACAGCAGATTATATGGATTATACAGCCGAATGGGCTAGACGCTATGAAGGTGAAATTATACAAAGCGATAGAGCTAATGAGCATATCTATCTTTATAAAAGTGCTCTTGGAGTTGTTAGTGGAATTTTACCTTGGAATTTTCCTTTCTTTTTAATTGCTAGAAAGTTAGCTCCAGCTTTACTTACAGGTAATACTATAGTTATTAAACCAAGTAGCGAAACTCCAAATAATGCTTTTGAATTTGCTAAACTTGTTTCTCAAAGTTCTTTACCAAAAGGTGTTTTTAATCTTGTAGCAGGTAAAGGAAGTGTTGTAGGAGAAGAATTAGCAAGTAATGAAAATATTGCTATGGTAAGTCTTACAGGAAGTGTTGATGCAGGTACAAAAGTTATGCAAGCAGCAGCTAAAAATATTATTAAAGTTTCTTTAGAGCTTGGCGGAAAAGCACCTGCTATAGTTTGCAAAGATGCAGATATTGATTTAGCAGTTGAAGCGATAAAAGCAAGTAGGATTTGCAATAATGGGCAAGTTTGCAATTGTGCTGAAAGAGCTTATGTACATAAAGATGTTTATGAGGAATTTGTAGATAAATTTGTTAAAAGTATGAGTAAAGTAAGTGTTGGAAATACTTTAAAAGGTGATTTTGATATGGGACCTCTTGTGAATCAAGCAGGACTTGATAATGCTTTAGCTATGCTTGATAGAGCAGTGCAAAAAGGAGCAGTTGTAGAATGTGGCGGAAAGCTTAATGATACAAGTGGTTATTATTTTCCAGCTACTGTTTTAACGGGTGTTAAACACGAAGATGAGATCATGCAAAAAGAAATTTTTGCTCCTATTTTACCTATTACTAAATTTGATACTCTTGATGAAGCTATTGATATGGCAAATGATTGTGAGTATGGACTTACAAGTTCTATTTATACACAAAATTTAGACATAGCTATGCGCGCAAGCAGGGAGATTAAATTTGGTGAAACTTATATTAATCGTGAAAATTTTGAAGCTATGCAAGGTTTTCATGCAGGATGGAGAAAAAGTGGTATAGGTGGAGCTGATGGTAAGCATGGGCTTGAAGAATATTTGGCTACACATGTAGTTTATTTGCAATATAACAACAACAAACAATAA
- a CDS encoding DUF718 domain-containing protein, translating into MQRYGQIIKIKPEKIKEYKELHASPYKGVCEMIKECHIQNYSIYLFGEYLFAYFEYVGNDFKKDMEKMAADVNTQEWWKVTDPCQISLGNAGEKWLDMEEVFHLD; encoded by the coding sequence ATGCAAAGATATGGGCAGATTATTAAGATCAAACCCGAAAAAATTAAGGAATATAAAGAGCTTCATGCAAGTCCTTATAAAGGAGTTTGTGAAATGATTAAAGAGTGTCATATACAAAATTATTCTATTTATCTTTTTGGGGAATATTTGTTTGCTTATTTTGAATACGTAGGCAATGATTTTAAAAAAGATATGGAAAAAATGGCAGCAGATGTAAATACTCAAGAATGGTGGAAAGTTACCGATCCTTGCCAAATTTCTTTAGGGAATGCTGGAGAAAAATGGCTTGATATGGAAGAAGTTTTTCATTTGGATTAA
- a CDS encoding amidohydrolase family protein has protein sequence MQKIFDAHLHLWDLDQMSIPWLKFNECLNKNFNYEDVIKKYQDFDLIGAMYVEANSDDKDSEASFALKQKELYGFKLCLADINYKDEISAFREVLHTSVKGARRLLEEDFLQILKYLEKENLVFEACMKNEELAMLEFVFRTCPKLKVCLNHFGTPSKEHLDQYKKTLEKFSHYSQFFIKLSAPDNFSQETPKDFLFEIFAFLKACFGEERLLFGSNFPVAKLEPNEWAKLIIQSEVFENLDAIFYKNAFNLYERS, from the coding sequence ATGCAAAAAATTTTTGATGCACATCTTCATCTTTGGGATTTAGATCAAATGAGTATTCCTTGGTTGAAATTTAATGAGTGCTTAAATAAAAATTTTAATTATGAAGATGTGATAAAAAAATATCAAGATTTTGATTTAATTGGAGCTATGTATGTTGAAGCAAATAGTGATGATAAAGATAGTGAAGCTTCTTTTGCCTTAAAGCAAAAGGAGCTTTATGGTTTTAAACTTTGTTTAGCTGATATAAATTATAAAGATGAAATTTCAGCTTTTAGAGAAGTTTTACACACAAGTGTAAAGGGAGCTAGAAGGCTTTTAGAAGAGGATTTTTTACAAATTTTAAAATATTTAGAAAAAGAAAATTTAGTTTTTGAAGCTTGTATGAAAAATGAAGAGCTTGCTATGCTAGAGTTTGTTTTTAGAACTTGTCCTAAATTAAAAGTTTGTCTTAATCATTTTGGAACACCTTCTAAGGAACATTTGGATCAATATAAAAAAACTTTAGAAAAATTTTCTCATTATTCGCAATTTTTTATAAAACTTTCAGCTCCTGATAATTTTTCACAAGAAACTCCAAAAGATTTTCTTTTTGAAATTTTTGCTTTTTTAAAGGCTTGTTTTGGAGAAGAAAGACTTTTATTTGGTTCTAATTTTCCTGTGGCGAAGTTAGAGCCAAATGAGTGGGCAAAGCTCATTATACAAAGTGAAGTTTTTGAAAATTTAGATGCTATTTTTTATAAAAATGCTTTTAATTTATATGAAAGGAGTTAA
- the fucP gene encoding L-fucose:H+ symporter permease yields MNENSRNIKIAIILVTSLFFLWGVSYGLIDVMNKNFQNHLHITQHESGFLQLAYFGAYFIIALPAGYIANRFSYKMGIIFGLALYAIGCLLIIPATNIASFGLFLFAFFILACGIGSLETSANPYMVKLGDEKNASFRINAAQSFNGFGQFVGPIIGGALFLSITKQEEGASADQIEQALLANMSNVQLVYVGIAAIVLLILILFALNKIPEGSQVSSDYAKEDTSKAFGVFKHSHFNFGLIAQFLYIANQVAAGAFFINYATEHYEGLSDEQAAYYFSIALVAFMMGRILSTPLMKKIKGESILGIYSLINVILCVGLYFSSGLFSVILLITLFFFMSISFPTIFAVSTKNLPFHQVKLAGSLLVMSIVGGAISPLIIGAINDHFGTSMGYLAMAPLFLYVAWYGFLGSKIRA; encoded by the coding sequence ATGAACGAAAATTCAAGAAATATTAAAATAGCAATTATTCTTGTTACTTCACTTTTCTTTTTATGGGGTGTAAGTTATGGTCTTATAGATGTGATGAATAAAAATTTTCAAAATCACTTGCATATTACTCAACATGAGAGCGGTTTTTTGCAACTTGCTTATTTTGGAGCTTATTTTATTATCGCTTTACCTGCAGGTTATATAGCAAATCGTTTTTCTTATAAAATGGGTATTATTTTTGGTTTGGCTTTATATGCCATTGGTTGTTTGCTGATTATACCAGCGACAAATATAGCAAGTTTTGGCTTATTTTTATTTGCCTTTTTCATTTTAGCTTGCGGTATAGGATCATTAGAAACAAGTGCAAATCCTTATATGGTAAAACTTGGTGATGAAAAAAATGCAAGTTTTAGAATCAATGCAGCACAAAGCTTTAATGGTTTTGGACAATTTGTGGGACCAATCATTGGTGGAGCCTTGTTTTTATCCATAACAAAACAAGAAGAAGGAGCAAGCGCTGATCAAATAGAGCAAGCACTTTTAGCAAATATGAGTAATGTTCAGCTTGTTTATGTGGGTATTGCTGCTATAGTGCTTTTAATTTTAATACTTTTTGCTTTAAATAAAATTCCAGAAGGTTCTCAAGTAAGTAGTGATTATGCTAAAGAAGATACAAGTAAAGCTTTTGGAGTTTTTAAACATAGTCATTTTAATTTTGGACTTATAGCACAATTTCTTTATATAGCTAATCAAGTTGCTGCTGGAGCATTTTTTATTAATTATGCTACAGAACATTATGAAGGACTTAGTGATGAACAAGCAGCATATTATTTTTCTATAGCTTTAGTAGCTTTTATGATGGGCCGAATTCTTTCTACACCTTTAATGAAAAAAATTAAAGGAGAAAGTATTTTAGGAATTTATTCTTTAATTAATGTTATTTTATGTGTAGGGCTTTATTTTAGTAGTGGTTTGTTTAGTGTTATTTTACTAATTACATTATTTTTCTTTATGAGTATTTCTTTTCCTACTATTTTTGCTGTTTCTACAAAAAATTTACCTTTTCATCAGGTTAAATTAGCAGGTTCACTTTTAGTTATGAGTATAGTAGGAGGTGCTATCAGTCCTTTAATTATAGGGGCTATAAATGATCATTTTGGTACTAGTATGGGCTATTTAGCTATGGCACCTTTATTTTTATATGTAGCTTGGTATGGCTTTTTGGGTTCTAAAATAAGGGCTTAA
- a CDS encoding SDR family oxidoreductase — MDLQIKNKVCIITGGAKGIGYGIAKLWAKEGGIPVVLSRSMPQEHDEELKKLCQDYGFYEIDLKDYEQIGKLINEIATRYGGIYALVNNAGANDNLHIEDTTTQDLIKSYENNLFHYYTVTKECLPYIKKEQGSILNIVSKTGLTGQGRTSAYASAKAAQIGFTREWACAFAKDNVRVNALAPAEVMTPLYEKWLSNFSDPKEQYKKIAKSIPLGHRFTTIEEIANTSVFTLSPLASHTTGQILFPDGGYVHLDRALNWD; from the coding sequence ATGGATTTACAAATTAAAAATAAGGTTTGTATTATCACAGGCGGTGCTAAAGGTATAGGATATGGCATTGCTAAGTTATGGGCAAAAGAAGGTGGTATACCAGTTGTTCTTTCAAGATCTATGCCACAAGAGCACGATGAAGAATTAAAAAAATTATGTCAAGATTATGGATTTTATGAGATTGATTTAAAAGATTATGAACAAATAGGAAAACTTATCAATGAGATTGCTACTCGATATGGTGGAATTTATGCTTTAGTTAATAATGCTGGAGCTAATGATAATCTTCATATTGAAGATACCACTACGCAAGATTTAATCAAATCCTATGAAAATAATCTTTTTCATTATTATACAGTAACAAAAGAATGCTTACCTTATATTAAAAAAGAGCAAGGTAGCATTTTAAATATAGTTAGTAAAACAGGACTTACAGGGCAAGGTAGAACCTCAGCTTATGCTTCGGCAAAAGCTGCACAAATAGGATTTACTAGAGAGTGGGCTTGCGCATTTGCTAAAGATAATGTAAGAGTTAACGCCCTAGCTCCAGCTGAAGTTATGACCCCTCTTTATGAAAAATGGCTTTCAAATTTTTCTGACCCAAAAGAACAATACAAAAAAATTGCTAAAAGTATTCCTTTAGGGCATCGTTTTACTACTATAGAGGAAATTGCAAATACATCAGTTTTTACACTAAGCCCTCTTGCTTCACATACTACAGGTCAAATTTTGTTTCCTGATGGGGGTTATGTGCATTTAGATAGAGCTTTAAATTGGGATTAA
- a CDS encoding D-galactarate dehydratase / altronate hydrolase, translating into MNKLMGYRREDGKFGLRNKVIIIPSVHCANKVCENIAKKCQGAVYINHQHGCSQLEFDALQTRDVLIGHGSNANVYGVLIVGLGCEVIQAKVVAEKIKEATPYKKVEYLVIQECGGTQNTLQKGIEIVQNMLDEAAKVQKSEGNFSDLILGTECGGSDSYSGLSANPALGSLSDFVIDEGGAVILAETTELIGCEAILAKRAKDDEVAKKVYDKILGFENLVKSFHADIRGANPSPGNIEGGLSSIEEKSLGCVYKAGSRILMDVIDYAKPVLSKGLTFMNTPGNDIEQLSAMVAGGANICVFTTGRGTPTGSAIVPTIKMSSNTFCYENMQDCIDINAGSIIDGTKTKEEVRDELIDLIMRVSQGQLVKAEINEQNDFSVWRLATTC; encoded by the coding sequence ATGAATAAATTAATGGGTTATAGAAGAGAAGATGGAAAATTTGGCTTAAGAAATAAAGTTATTATCATTCCAAGTGTACATTGCGCAAATAAAGTATGTGAAAATATTGCTAAAAAATGTCAAGGAGCAGTATATATCAATCATCAACATGGCTGTTCTCAGCTTGAATTTGATGCTTTGCAAACAAGAGATGTTTTAATAGGTCATGGAAGTAATGCCAATGTTTATGGAGTTTTGATTGTAGGTTTAGGTTGTGAGGTAATACAAGCAAAAGTGGTTGCAGAAAAAATTAAAGAAGCAACTCCTTATAAAAAAGTAGAGTATTTAGTTATACAAGAGTGCGGTGGTACTCAAAATACACTTCAAAAAGGTATTGAAATAGTTCAAAATATGCTTGATGAAGCTGCAAAAGTACAAAAAAGTGAAGGAAACTTTTCTGATTTGATTTTGGGTACAGAATGTGGTGGAAGTGATAGTTATAGTGGACTTAGTGCAAATCCTGCTTTAGGAAGTTTAAGTGATTTTGTTATAGATGAAGGAGGAGCAGTAATTTTAGCTGAGACAACTGAACTCATAGGCTGTGAAGCAATTTTAGCTAAGAGAGCTAAAGATGATGAAGTAGCAAAAAAGGTTTATGACAAGATTTTAGGTTTTGAAAATTTAGTCAAATCTTTTCATGCTGATATACGTGGAGCAAATCCGAGTCCAGGTAATATAGAGGGAGGTTTAAGTAGTATAGAAGAAAAATCTTTAGGTTGTGTTTATAAAGCCGGATCTAGAATATTAATGGATGTGATTGATTATGCCAAGCCTGTACTTTCTAAAGGACTTACTTTTATGAACACTCCAGGCAATGATATAGAGCAATTATCAGCAATGGTTGCAGGAGGTGCAAATATCTGTGTTTTTACTACAGGTAGAGGTACGCCTACGGGTTCTGCTATAGTGCCAACTATAAAAATGAGCTCTAATACTTTTTGCTATGAAAATATGCAAGATTGTATTGATATTAATGCAGGAAGTATTATAGATGGGACAAAAACAAAAGAAGAAGTAAGAGATGAGTTAATTGATTTGATTATGAGAGTTTCGCAAGGACAATTAGTTAAAGCAGAAATCAATGAACAAAATGATTTTTCAGTTTGGAGACTTGCTACAACTTGCTAA
- a CDS encoding D-galactarate dehydratase / altronate hydrolase: MKGFVIVNEKDNVATALQNFQKGQNIAGVILQEDIQSGHKFALKDINTKELVIKYAEAIAIASCDIKAGAWVHVHNTEGIRGRGDEQ; encoded by the coding sequence ATGAAAGGCTTTGTTATAGTTAATGAAAAAGACAATGTAGCAACAGCCTTGCAAAATTTTCAAAAAGGGCAAAACATTGCAGGAGTTATTTTACAAGAAGATATACAAAGTGGTCATAAATTTGCACTTAAAGACATTAATACTAAAGAATTAGTGATTAAATATGCTGAAGCAATTGCAATTGCAAGTTGTGATATTAAAGCAGGAGCTTGGGTACATGTGCATAATACAGAGGGTATTAGAGGTAGAGGAGATGAACAATGA